One window from the genome of Nicotiana sylvestris chromosome 9, ASM39365v2, whole genome shotgun sequence encodes:
- the LOC104215766 gene encoding uncharacterized protein, whose translation MDGYSCPKAQRNKKGSGNGNIPSRNAITTNGKNHRHTVVDEDDGGDPIECSGKSCKACTGSLIADCVAVCCCPCAVVNILALAFFKIPWMVGKKCLRMAKKKKLEKKRKDDKSCCYSADRVMYADTVEEEGQVGTLGMVNSQFGEEELKDSFRARIDAEEVWLELYRVGHMGFGRVSFTGINSSQGKAN comes from the coding sequence ATGGATGGATACTCATGTCCAAAAGCTCAACGTAACAAAAAGGGTAGTGGAAATGGAAATATCCCTTCAAGAAATGCCATCACCACGAACGGCAAGAACCACCGGCACACGGTGGTGGACGAAGATGATGGTGGAGATCCGATTGAATGCAGTGGGAAATCCTGTAAGGCATGCACCGGCAGCTTAATCGCCGATTGTGTAGCGGTTTGTTGCTGCCCCTGTGCTGTAGTGAACATTTTGGCACTAGCATTTTTCAAGATTCCTTGGATGGTGGGAAAGAAATGCTTGCGAATGGCGAAAAAGAAGAAGttggagaagaagaggaaagATGACAAGAGTTGCTGTTACAGTGCTGACCGCGTAATGTATGCGGACACTGTAGAAGAAGAAGGACAAGTAGGGACATTGGGAATGGTAAATTCCCAATTTGGGGAGGAAGAGTTAAAGGACAGTTTTCGTGCAAGAATTGATGCAGAAGAAGTTTGGTTagagttgtatcgagttggtcATATGGGTTTTGGCAGAGTTTCTTTCACAGGAATTAATTCTTCTCAAGGTAAGGCCAATTAG